The following proteins are co-located in the uncultured Tolumonas sp. genome:
- the tgt gene encoding tRNA guanosine(34) transglycosylase Tgt, whose product MKFELKKTQGRARRGSLVFDRGVVETPAFMPVGTYGTVKGMTPEEVKETGAQILLGNTFHLWLRPGQDVMRKHGDLHDFMNWHGPILTDSGGFQVFSLGDIRKIKEEGVHFRNPINGEKIFLSPEKSMEIQHDLGSDIVMIFDECTPYPATHDVAKKSMELSLRWAARSRERFNDLENKNALFGIVQGGVYEDLRDVSLKALVEIGFDGYAVGGLAVGEPKEDMHRILEHVCPQLPQDKPRYLMGVGKPEDLVEGVRRGIDMFDCVMPTRNARNGHLFTTNGVIKIRNAKHRDDISTLDAECDCYTCKNYTRSYLYHLDRCNEILGARLNTIHNLRYYQRLMQGLRDAIDAGTLDDFVADFYQRQGKPVPTLD is encoded by the coding sequence ATGAAATTTGAACTGAAAAAGACCCAAGGTCGCGCACGTCGTGGCAGCTTAGTATTTGACCGTGGTGTGGTTGAAACGCCAGCCTTTATGCCTGTCGGCACCTACGGCACGGTAAAAGGCATGACACCAGAAGAAGTCAAAGAGACTGGTGCTCAGATCCTGCTGGGGAATACATTCCACCTGTGGTTACGCCCAGGCCAAGACGTCATGCGCAAACATGGTGATTTGCATGATTTCATGAATTGGCATGGCCCGATCCTGACCGATTCAGGCGGATTCCAAGTATTCAGCCTCGGTGATATCCGCAAGATCAAAGAAGAAGGTGTGCATTTCCGCAACCCGATCAATGGTGAGAAGATTTTCCTGTCACCTGAAAAATCAATGGAAATTCAGCACGATCTTGGCTCTGACATCGTGATGATATTCGATGAATGTACACCATATCCGGCGACACACGATGTGGCTAAAAAATCGATGGAACTGTCACTGCGCTGGGCAGCCCGTTCCCGTGAACGTTTTAATGATCTTGAAAATAAAAACGCCTTGTTTGGTATTGTGCAGGGCGGTGTTTATGAAGATCTGCGTGATGTATCGTTAAAAGCACTGGTTGAGATCGGCTTTGATGGTTATGCCGTTGGTGGTTTAGCGGTGGGTGAACCAAAAGAAGACATGCACCGGATTCTGGAGCATGTTTGTCCGCAACTGCCGCAGGATAAACCTCGTTACCTGATGGGCGTTGGTAAACCGGAAGATCTGGTGGAAGGTGTTCGTCGTGGCATTGATATGTTCGACTGTGTGATGCCAACCCGCAATGCGCGTAACGGCCACTTGTTTACAACGAACGGTGTCATCAAAATTCGTAATGCAAAACACAGAGATGACATTTCTACACTAGATGCAGAATGTGATTGTTATACCTGTAAAAACTATACCCGTTCATATTTGTATCATCTGGATCGCTGTAATGAAATTTTGGGTGCTCGTCTGAATACGATTCATAACCTGCGCTACTATCAACGACTGATGCAAGGTTTGCGGGATGCTATCGATGCAGGTACATTAGACGACTTTGTAGCAGACTTTTATCAGCGCCAGGGAAAACCTGTTCCAACGCTTGATTAA
- the yajC gene encoding preprotein translocase subunit YajC: protein MSLFANAYAADGAAASSVTGGIEQIAIVGIFLLFFYFFILRPQSKRAKEQKNLMSSLGKGDEVLTSGGLVGKIAKIAADNDYLVLALNDQTTITIKKDFITAVLPKGTIQSL from the coding sequence ATGAGTCTTTTTGCTAACGCATATGCGGCTGACGGTGCTGCTGCATCTTCTGTGACTGGTGGTATTGAACAGATCGCCATTGTTGGTATTTTTCTGCTGTTTTTCTATTTCTTCATTCTGCGTCCACAGTCAAAACGTGCGAAAGAACAGAAAAACCTGATGAGCTCATTGGGTAAAGGTGATGAAGTACTGACTTCTGGTGGTCTGGTTGGCAAAATCGCGAAAATTGCTGCAGACAACGATTATTTGGTTCTGGCCTTGAATGATCAGACTACCATCACCATTAAGAAAGACTTCATCACTGCAGTATTGCCAAAGGGCACTATTCAGTCTCTGTAG
- the secD gene encoding protein translocase subunit SecD: protein MLNRYPLWKYLMVALVVIIGTLYSAPNLYGEDPALQVSAIRGHDVKADTMDLVKKSLDDAKISIKSAVLENSQILVRFNNTDDQLHAKELVTQALGDKFITALNLAPSTPKWLSSIGAGPLKLGLDLRGGVHFLMEVDMDEAVNKAQEQLVQDFRTELREDNIRYSGVRRAGSEVVVAFRDTDTQQKALAHLRKRHADITLVDSEDKGQFWIKASMSEKKLKAITEDALEQNITIIRNRVNELGVAEPLVQRQGAARIVVELPGIQDTARAKEILGATATLEFRLVDENADASAAVNGQVPANSQLFYDRNGRPVVLQKRIILTGDHITGSSSGVDEYSRPQVSIKLDGVGGNRMSMATKDSIGKAMASVFIEYKPVGEPGADGKRRIEKHEEVINVATIQSRLGSDFRITGIDNTQEAHNLSLLLRSGALTAPIQIVEERTIGPSMGQANIDSGLSALGMGMLILVVFMAIYYKLFGMVANIALMFNVVLLVGVMSMIPGATMTLPGIAGIVLTLGMAVDANVLIYERIREELRAGRGVQQAIHLGYERAFSTIADSNVTTLITALILFAVGTGAVRGFALVLMIGILCSMFTAITGSRAIVNLVWGGRKVNKLSI, encoded by the coding sequence GTGTTAAATCGGTATCCTCTGTGGAAGTATCTGATGGTGGCCCTCGTGGTCATCATCGGTACACTTTATTCCGCACCTAATCTTTACGGCGAAGATCCTGCATTGCAGGTTTCAGCTATCCGTGGTCACGATGTCAAAGCTGATACCATGGATTTAGTTAAAAAATCGCTGGATGACGCCAAAATTTCAATTAAAAGCGCCGTACTGGAAAATAGCCAGATACTGGTTCGCTTCAATAACACTGATGATCAGCTGCATGCGAAAGAGCTGGTTACACAAGCACTGGGCGACAAATTTATAACCGCATTGAACCTGGCTCCATCCACACCTAAATGGTTAAGTTCCATTGGTGCTGGTCCGTTGAAGCTGGGTCTCGACTTACGTGGTGGCGTGCACTTCCTGATGGAAGTGGATATGGATGAAGCAGTTAATAAAGCGCAGGAACAGCTGGTTCAGGATTTCCGTACCGAATTGCGTGAAGACAATATCCGCTATTCTGGTGTGCGTCGTGCTGGGAGTGAGGTTGTTGTTGCTTTCCGTGATACCGACACACAGCAAAAAGCATTAGCTCATCTGCGTAAGCGTCACGCCGACATTACGCTGGTTGATTCAGAAGACAAAGGTCAGTTCTGGATCAAAGCTTCAATGTCTGAAAAGAAACTGAAAGCTATCACTGAAGATGCGTTGGAACAGAACATCACCATCATTCGTAATCGTGTGAATGAATTAGGTGTGGCGGAACCATTGGTGCAACGTCAGGGTGCTGCGCGTATTGTTGTTGAGCTGCCTGGTATCCAAGACACAGCGCGTGCGAAAGAAATTCTGGGCGCTACAGCGACATTGGAATTCCGTCTGGTTGATGAAAATGCGGATGCCTCTGCGGCAGTGAACGGCCAGGTTCCGGCGAATTCACAGCTGTTTTACGACCGTAATGGCCGCCCTGTTGTTCTGCAAAAACGTATTATCCTGACCGGGGATCATATTACGGGTTCGTCTTCTGGTGTTGATGAATACAGCCGCCCGCAAGTCAGTATTAAACTTGATGGGGTAGGCGGGAACCGCATGTCGATGGCGACCAAAGACAGTATTGGTAAAGCCATGGCATCTGTATTCATTGAATACAAGCCAGTTGGTGAACCAGGTGCGGATGGTAAACGTCGTATCGAGAAACATGAAGAAGTCATCAACGTAGCGACTATCCAATCTCGTCTGGGTAGTGATTTCCGCATTACCGGTATCGACAATACTCAGGAAGCGCACAATTTATCGTTGCTGTTGCGTTCAGGTGCGTTGACTGCGCCGATCCAGATCGTTGAAGAACGCACTATCGGCCCAAGCATGGGGCAAGCCAATATTGATAGCGGTTTATCGGCATTAGGCATGGGGATGCTGATCCTTGTGGTCTTTATGGCGATTTACTACAAGCTGTTTGGTATGGTGGCCAATATTGCGCTGATGTTTAACGTGGTGTTATTGGTCGGTGTGATGTCGATGATCCCTGGGGCAACCATGACATTGCCTGGTATCGCGGGGATTGTGTTAACACTCGGTATGGCGGTCGATGCGAACGTTCTGATCTATGAGCGTATTCGTGAAGAGTTACGCGCCGGCCGTGGTGTACAGCAAGCCATCCATCTTGGCTATGAACGTGCGTTCTCGACCATCGCTGACTCCAACGTAACTACCCTGATCACCGCATTGATTTTGTTTGCGGTGGGAACCGGTGCTGTTCGTGGTTTCGCATTGGTACTGATGATCGGTATTCTTTGCTCTATGTTCACTGCGATCACGGGTAGCCGTGCGATTGTTAACCTCGTCTGGGGTGGTCGCAAAGTGAATAAGTTATCGATTTAA
- the secF gene encoding protein translocase subunit SecF, whose translation MFQLLKPGHTIPFMKVAMPATIISGILILLSIFTIVTKGFNWGLDFTGGTIAELKFSTPAVLDDVRSSLTKQGLDGALVQYYGSTKDVVIRIAPKGELTQQKISDGVEKSATSLDSSVKLTRLEYVGPTVGAELANQGFMAMLAALGCILVYVALRFEWRMATGAVLSLGHDVLITLGVFSWTQMEFDLTVLAAVLTVIGYSLNDTIVVFDRVRENARRIRNETMRNIIDVSMTETLSRTLITSGTTLVTVIALYWKGGPMIHGFATALLLGIGFGTYSSIYVASAWAMYLKMKREDLMPKMVEKEGAEERYEP comes from the coding sequence ATGTTTCAGCTATTAAAACCGGGACACACCATTCCCTTCATGAAAGTGGCCATGCCGGCCACTATTATCTCTGGTATTTTGATCCTGTTGTCTATCTTTACGATTGTGACAAAAGGGTTCAACTGGGGGCTGGATTTTACCGGTGGTACCATTGCGGAATTAAAATTCAGTACACCAGCGGTGTTGGATGATGTTCGTTCTTCATTGACCAAACAAGGTTTAGACGGCGCATTGGTGCAGTATTATGGTTCGACTAAAGATGTCGTTATCCGTATTGCTCCGAAAGGCGAGCTGACTCAGCAGAAAATCTCTGATGGTGTTGAGAAGAGTGCCACCTCTCTGGATAGCAGCGTTAAACTGACTCGTCTGGAATATGTCGGACCAACCGTCGGCGCAGAACTTGCGAATCAAGGGTTTATGGCAATGTTAGCTGCACTGGGTTGTATTCTGGTGTATGTCGCGTTACGTTTCGAATGGCGTATGGCGACAGGTGCTGTGCTGTCATTAGGTCATGACGTGTTGATCACTCTTGGTGTCTTTTCATGGACACAGATGGAATTTGACTTAACCGTTCTGGCGGCGGTGTTAACTGTTATCGGTTACTCTCTGAACGATACCATCGTGGTTTTTGACCGTGTACGTGAAAATGCACGCCGTATTCGTAATGAAACCATGCGCAACATCATTGATGTATCCATGACTGAAACTCTGAGCAGAACGTTGATCACCTCTGGTACCACCTTGGTGACTGTTATTGCGTTGTACTGGAAAGGCGGCCCGATGATCCATGGGTTTGCTACCGCACTGCTGCTTGGTATCGGCTTTGGTACTTACTCTTCGATCTATGTTGCCAGTGCTTGGGCAATGTATCTGAAGATGAAACGTGAAGATTTGATGCCAAAAATGGTTGAAAAAGAAGGCGCTGAAGAGCGCTACGAACCGTAG
- a CDS encoding rhodanese-like domain-containing protein, translating to MQHNPRFLAFVNEVRQRVNEVDVHQVKRWMEQNRPFVLLDVREESEWAKGHLPSAQYLGRGILERDIETRYPELNTPLVLYCGGGFRSVLAADNLQQMGYRDVISMDGGYRGWVEANYPVEEDF from the coding sequence ATGCAACATAATCCGCGGTTTCTGGCTTTTGTAAATGAAGTGCGTCAACGAGTCAATGAGGTTGATGTTCATCAGGTTAAACGCTGGATGGAACAAAATCGACCTTTCGTATTACTAGATGTCCGTGAAGAAAGTGAATGGGCTAAAGGACATTTACCATCTGCACAATATTTGGGGCGGGGTATTCTCGAACGTGATATTGAGACTCGTTACCCTGAACTAAATACGCCACTGGTGCTATATTGTGGAGGTGGCTTTCGTTCTGTATTAGCGGCTGATAATCTGCAACAAATGGGTTATCGTGATGTCATCAGCATGGATGGTGGTTATCGGGGGTGGGTTGAGGCAAATTACCCCGTAGAGGAAGATTTCTAA
- the nlpI gene encoding lipoprotein NlpI — MELWNRIGRLSCVVVVWSLVGCSQHSGALSTAAKNMQPPSVVLATPLQVTYQNELALARLGQLLASNDLNNDQRAALFYERGMMFDKVGLRTMARIDFSRALREKPDFAEAYNFIGVYLTQQQDFDNAYDAFDSALELAPGYDYAYLNRGIALYYAHRPELALKDMEVFQQRKPEDPYRTLWLFLTSAQLDQNKAMQTLMQQYASHHNDEWGWNIVEVYTGKQAPAEFIRRIADSTSSNRQLAEHLCEAYFYLAKLSQLQGNTDAADAYFKLSLANNVYDFIEHRYALLELQLANQAPNSYPAELDFEAE, encoded by the coding sequence TTGGAATTGTGGAATCGGATAGGACGCCTTAGTTGTGTCGTCGTTGTGTGGTCCTTAGTCGGCTGCAGTCAGCATAGCGGTGCTTTATCCACTGCTGCAAAAAATATGCAACCGCCCTCTGTTGTTTTGGCGACACCGTTACAGGTGACCTATCAGAATGAATTAGCGCTGGCTCGGTTAGGGCAGTTATTAGCGTCAAATGATCTGAATAACGATCAGCGTGCGGCGTTGTTTTATGAACGCGGCATGATGTTCGATAAAGTTGGTTTGCGCACGATGGCGCGGATCGATTTTTCGCGAGCCTTGCGTGAAAAACCTGATTTTGCCGAAGCCTATAATTTTATTGGTGTTTATCTGACGCAGCAGCAAGATTTTGACAATGCGTATGATGCTTTTGATTCCGCGTTAGAATTGGCTCCTGGCTATGATTATGCCTATCTGAATCGTGGTATCGCGCTGTATTACGCGCATCGTCCTGAGCTGGCACTGAAAGATATGGAAGTTTTCCAGCAGCGTAAACCGGAAGATCCTTACCGTACTTTATGGCTGTTTCTGACGAGTGCCCAGCTCGACCAAAACAAAGCCATGCAAACCCTGATGCAGCAATATGCCAGTCATCATAACGATGAATGGGGTTGGAATATTGTTGAAGTCTATACCGGTAAACAAGCACCAGCAGAATTTATTCGTCGTATTGCCGATAGCACCAGTAGTAATCGTCAGTTAGCGGAACATTTATGTGAAGCCTATTTCTATCTGGCGAAATTATCCCAGTTGCAGGGGAATACAGATGCTGCCGATGCCTATTTCAAACTGTCATTAGCAAATAATGTCTACGATTTCATTGAACATCGTTACGCGTTACTGGAATTACAATTGGCAAATCAGGCGCCAAATAGTTATCCGGCAGAGTTAGATTTTGAAGCTGAATAG
- a CDS encoding U32 family peptidase, whose amino-acid sequence MYFSLGPLLYFWPKADVETFYQQASQSAARDIYLGETVCSKRREMKLTDWMELARELQNAGKRVILSTLALIQSPSELKEMQRWVNNGGCMIEANDLGAVQLAYEQKMPFVCGPAINCYNADVISLLLRKGMQRWTMPVELSHDWLTDVLNECCARGLRNQFEVEVFAYGHLPLAYSARCFTARALNRAKDDCQLACLQYPQGMPAESQEGEQVFVLNGIQTQSGHCYNLINQLAEMEGLVDVIRLSPEQETLSWLEKFQAQLQSPVKHVLPAKECNGYWQRVAGMQLC is encoded by the coding sequence ATGTATTTTTCCCTTGGCCCATTGCTTTATTTCTGGCCAAAAGCGGATGTCGAAACCTTTTATCAGCAAGCCAGTCAAAGTGCCGCGCGTGATATTTATCTGGGTGAAACGGTTTGTAGCAAACGCCGTGAAATGAAATTGACCGATTGGATGGAACTGGCGCGTGAGCTGCAAAACGCCGGCAAACGCGTCATTTTGTCAACCTTGGCCTTGATTCAAAGCCCGTCTGAACTGAAAGAGATGCAACGCTGGGTCAATAATGGCGGTTGTATGATTGAAGCCAATGATCTGGGTGCTGTGCAGTTGGCGTATGAGCAAAAAATGCCGTTTGTCTGCGGCCCAGCCATCAACTGCTATAACGCCGATGTGATCAGCCTGCTTTTAAGAAAAGGCATGCAGCGCTGGACCATGCCCGTAGAATTATCTCATGATTGGCTAACCGATGTATTGAACGAATGCTGCGCACGAGGCCTACGAAATCAGTTTGAAGTTGAAGTTTTCGCCTATGGCCATTTACCGCTTGCCTACTCTGCGCGTTGCTTTACTGCTCGGGCACTCAATCGAGCGAAAGACGATTGCCAACTGGCTTGTCTGCAATATCCGCAAGGTATGCCAGCAGAAAGTCAGGAAGGTGAACAAGTCTTTGTATTGAATGGCATTCAGACCCAGTCAGGCCATTGTTATAACTTGATCAACCAACTGGCTGAAATGGAAGGTCTGGTAGATGTCATTCGCCTCAGCCCGGAACAGGAAACACTGAGCTGGCTGGAGAAATTTCAAGCGCAGTTACAATCACCGGTAAAACATGTGTTGCCAGCAAAAGAGTGTAATGGTTATTGGCAGCGCGTTGCCGGAATGCAGCTTTGCTAA
- a CDS encoding peptidase U32 family protein, which translates to MELLCPAGSLPALKTAIDNGADAVYIGFKDDTNARHFAGLNFDDKKLQRAVEYVHQHQRKLHIAINTFAHPGSAARWQAAVDRGVELGADALIIADIAVLDYTRQRYPEQEIHLSVQASATNSAAVRFYKENFNIQRVVLPRVLSMHQVRQLSRETDVPLEVFAFGSLCIMAEGRCYLSSYLTGESPNTVGACSPAKYVRWEETANGLESRLNGVLIDRYQKGENAGYPTLCKGRYNTNDHVFHTLEEPTSLNTLSLLPELFETGVTSVKIEGRQRSPAYVEQVTKVWRAAIDAYKKNPAQYQVSAEWDKQLAAVSEGSQTTLGAYHRQWQ; encoded by the coding sequence ATGGAGCTATTGTGTCCTGCTGGCAGTTTGCCAGCGCTGAAGACCGCCATTGATAATGGTGCGGATGCGGTTTATATCGGCTTTAAAGATGATACGAATGCGCGACATTTTGCTGGCCTGAACTTTGATGACAAGAAACTGCAGCGTGCGGTGGAATATGTCCACCAGCATCAGCGGAAACTGCATATTGCGATTAACACTTTCGCGCACCCCGGTAGTGCCGCCCGCTGGCAAGCTGCGGTTGATCGCGGTGTGGAATTGGGTGCCGATGCGCTGATCATTGCTGATATCGCTGTGCTTGATTACACGCGTCAGCGTTATCCCGAGCAGGAGATCCATTTGTCGGTTCAGGCATCAGCAACCAACAGCGCCGCCGTGCGTTTTTACAAAGAAAATTTCAACATCCAGCGCGTTGTGCTGCCTCGGGTTTTATCCATGCATCAGGTTCGACAACTGTCGCGGGAAACAGACGTACCACTGGAAGTCTTCGCGTTTGGTAGCCTGTGTATTATGGCGGAAGGCCGCTGTTACCTCTCGTCATACCTGACGGGTGAAAGCCCAAATACCGTAGGTGCTTGTTCGCCTGCGAAATATGTACGCTGGGAAGAAACCGCAAATGGTCTGGAATCTCGTTTGAACGGCGTGTTGATTGATCGGTACCAGAAAGGGGAAAACGCCGGTTACCCGACCTTGTGTAAAGGCCGTTACAACACCAACGATCATGTTTTCCACACTCTGGAAGAACCCACCAGCCTGAATACTTTGTCGTTGCTACCGGAACTATTTGAGACCGGAGTGACATCAGTAAAAATAGAAGGCCGTCAGCGCAGCCCGGCATACGTGGAACAAGTCACTAAAGTATGGCGTGCAGCCATCGATGCTTATAAGAAAAATCCGGCACAATATCAGGTCAGTGCCGAGTGGGATAAACAGTTAGCGGCTGTCTCTGAAGGCAGTCAGACCACGCTGGGTGCCTATCACCGGCAGTGGCAATAG
- a CDS encoding SCP2 sterol-binding domain-containing protein, translating to MLLKNLHHKLVMQAPQWLRLPVALIPFAIKKPAMVFMLQRIFKEALSDGDFEFLEGRFLKVSVDELKLSCFITLKQGQLVVLEQSDVCDVSFAAGLNDLILIAGRKEDPDSLFFQRRLRIEGDTELGLEVKNLMDSLDLDELPKIIRLALNDLALFVQQGIQPPENAVTRAAAI from the coding sequence ATGTTGCTGAAAAATTTACATCACAAACTGGTGATGCAAGCACCGCAGTGGTTACGTTTACCGGTGGCGTTGATCCCGTTTGCTATTAAAAAGCCTGCCATGGTTTTTATGCTGCAGCGTATTTTTAAAGAAGCGCTGAGTGATGGTGATTTTGAGTTTCTGGAAGGGCGCTTTCTGAAAGTATCGGTTGATGAGCTGAAACTCAGCTGTTTCATTACGCTCAAACAAGGTCAGTTAGTGGTGCTGGAACAAAGTGACGTCTGTGATGTCAGCTTTGCCGCGGGTCTGAATGATTTGATTTTGATCGCTGGGCGGAAAGAAGATCCGGACAGTCTGTTTTTCCAACGTCGCCTGCGTATCGAAGGTGATACCGAGTTAGGGCTGGAAGTGAAAAACCTGATGGATAGCTTAGATCTGGATGAATTACCAAAAATTATCCGTCTGGCGCTTAATGATCTGGCTTTGTTTGTTCAGCAAGGAATTCAACCACCTGAGAATGCTGTCACTCGCGCCGCTGCCATTTGA
- the trmJ gene encoding tRNA (cytosine(32)/uridine(32)-2'-O)-methyltransferase TrmJ has product MLENVRIILVNTSHTGNIGSAARAMKTMGLSQLVLVDPVKPPDEQSIALAAGATDILTNLKIVPTLADAIADCALVVGASARSRTLVWPMLDPRQMGERLATDANKGTVALVFGRERTGLTNEELQQCHYHVNIPANPEYSSLNVAMAVQTLSYEIRMSWLAQQETGAQVDDDSDYPPQASMELFFQHLEKTLYQTQFLHSDRSGHVMMRLRRMFTRMRPDSNELNILRGILTSIQKPPRNS; this is encoded by the coding sequence ATGCTGGAAAACGTCCGCATAATTTTGGTGAATACGTCGCATACAGGCAACATTGGCTCAGCGGCCCGCGCGATGAAAACGATGGGGTTGTCACAGTTGGTGCTGGTTGATCCGGTCAAACCGCCGGATGAGCAGTCGATTGCGCTGGCTGCCGGTGCGACGGATATTCTGACTAATTTGAAAATCGTACCAACGCTGGCTGATGCCATTGCGGATTGTGCTTTAGTGGTTGGCGCGAGTGCACGGTCGAGAACCTTGGTTTGGCCGATGTTAGATCCCCGGCAAATGGGTGAGCGGTTAGCGACCGATGCCAATAAAGGCACGGTAGCCTTGGTGTTTGGGCGTGAGCGAACCGGGCTGACCAATGAAGAATTACAGCAGTGCCATTACCACGTCAATATTCCGGCTAATCCGGAATACAGCTCGCTGAATGTCGCGATGGCGGTGCAGACACTGAGTTATGAAATCCGTATGTCATGGCTGGCCCAGCAGGAAACCGGTGCTCAGGTCGACGATGACAGTGATTACCCGCCACAGGCATCAATGGAGTTGTTTTTCCAGCATTTGGAAAAGACGTTATATCAAACCCAGTTTTTGCATTCCGATCGCTCTGGCCATGTCATGATGCGTTTACGGCGTATGTTTACCCGGATGCGCCCCGACAGTAACGAGCTGAATATTTTGCGTGGAATATTAACCTCGATACAGAAACCGCCACGTAATAGTTGA
- the iscR gene encoding Fe-S cluster assembly transcriptional regulator IscR, with the protein MRLTSKGRYAVTAMLDVALHAELGPVPLADISERQGISLSYLEQLFARLRKNGLVSSVRGPGGGYRLGADADKIAVGKIIAAVNESVDATRCHGETGCQGGVQCLTHSLWRDLSVRISDFLNEITLGELVRQAEVKRVSEQQNKHQNSAQSQRKPMMSADSIIESLME; encoded by the coding sequence ATGAGACTGACTTCTAAAGGACGCTATGCGGTAACAGCGATGCTGGATGTTGCCTTACATGCCGAGCTGGGGCCGGTACCACTGGCGGATATTTCAGAGCGGCAGGGTATTTCACTTTCCTATCTGGAACAGTTGTTTGCCCGTCTGCGTAAGAATGGTTTGGTATCCAGTGTCCGTGGTCCGGGCGGTGGTTATCGTCTTGGTGCCGATGCCGATAAAATTGCGGTCGGTAAAATCATTGCAGCGGTCAATGAATCAGTAGATGCTACCCGCTGTCATGGTGAAACTGGCTGTCAGGGTGGTGTTCAGTGTCTGACTCATTCACTATGGCGTGATCTCAGTGTGCGTATCAGCGACTTCCTGAACGAAATTACGTTAGGTGAACTCGTTCGTCAGGCTGAAGTAAAGCGTGTTTCCGAACAACAGAATAAACATCAGAACTCTGCGCAATCACAACGTAAACCGATGATGAGTGCAGATTCAATTATTGAAAGTTTAATGGAGTAA
- a CDS encoding IscS subfamily cysteine desulfurase, whose amino-acid sequence MKLPIYLDYSATCPVDPRVAEKMMQCLTLDGNFGNPASRSHRFGWQAEEAIDEARNHIADLIGADPREIVFTSGATESNNLAIKGAAHFYVKQGKHIITSKTEHKAVLDTCRHLESEGYEVTYLEPQSNGLFTLQQIEAAMRPDTILVSIMHVNNEIGVIQDLAAIGELCRARKILFHVDAAQSAGKVEIDVDAMKIDLLSLSAHKAYGPKGIGALYVRRKPRVRLEAQMHGGGHERGMRSGTLPTHQIVGMGEAFRIAKLEMADESVRIKALRDRLYNGLKDIEQVFVNGSMEHRVAGNLNISFAYVEGESLMMALKDLAVSSGSACTSASLEPSYVLRALGLNDELAHSSIRFSIGRFTTEEEIDYAIGLIRNSIGKLRDLSPLWDMFKEGIDLSKVEWVSH is encoded by the coding sequence ATGAAACTCCCGATTTATCTTGATTATTCAGCTACTTGCCCAGTCGATCCTCGTGTTGCTGAAAAGATGATGCAATGTTTAACGCTGGACGGTAATTTTGGTAATCCTGCATCCCGTTCACACCGTTTTGGTTGGCAGGCGGAAGAGGCCATCGATGAAGCACGTAATCATATTGCTGATTTGATTGGCGCTGATCCACGTGAAATTGTCTTCACTTCTGGTGCTACCGAATCGAATAACCTGGCAATTAAAGGTGCGGCCCATTTCTATGTGAAACAGGGTAAACACATTATTACCAGCAAAACCGAACATAAAGCGGTTCTGGATACGTGCCGTCATCTGGAATCAGAAGGCTATGAGGTGACCTACCTTGAGCCGCAATCTAATGGTTTATTTACACTGCAGCAGATTGAAGCGGCAATGCGCCCTGACACCATTCTGGTCAGCATCATGCATGTGAATAACGAAATTGGCGTGATCCAGGATCTGGCAGCTATCGGCGAATTATGTCGTGCCCGCAAAATTCTGTTCCATGTCGATGCTGCGCAAAGCGCCGGTAAAGTTGAAATCGACGTTGACGCAATGAAAATTGATTTGCTGTCATTGTCTGCGCATAAAGCGTATGGCCCGAAAGGTATCGGTGCGCTGTATGTTCGCCGTAAACCACGTGTTCGTCTGGAAGCGCAGATGCACGGTGGTGGTCATGAACGTGGTATGCGTTCCGGTACATTGCCAACTCACCAGATCGTTGGGATGGGCGAAGCCTTCCGTATCGCGAAACTGGAAATGGCAGATGAATCTGTTCGTATCAAGGCACTGCGTGACCGTTTATACAACGGCCTGAAAGATATTGAACAAGTCTTTGTTAATGGCTCAATGGAACACCGTGTGGCTGGCAACCTGAACATCAGCTTTGCTTATGTCGAAGGTGAATCGTTGATGATGGCGCTGAAAGATTTGGCTGTTTCATCAGGTTCTGCCTGTACTTCAGCCAGCCTGGAACCATCTTACGTGCTGCGTGCATTAGGTTTGAATGATGAACTGGCGCACAGCTCGATCCGTTTCAGTATCGGTCGTTTTACTACCGAAGAAGAAATTGATTACGCAATTGGTTTGATCCGTAACTCGATTGGTAAGTTACGCGATTTATCACCGTTGTGGGATATGTTCAAAGAAGGGATTGACCTCAGCAAGGTCGAGTGGGTTAGTCACTGA